Proteins encoded in a region of the Megalops cyprinoides isolate fMegCyp1 chromosome 3, fMegCyp1.pri, whole genome shotgun sequence genome:
- the LOC118774728 gene encoding ras-related GTP-binding protein A has protein sequence MSSTAMKKKVLLMGKSGSGKTSMRSIIFANYIARDTRRLGATIDVEHSHVRFLGNLVLNLWDCGGQDTFMENYFTSQRDNIFRNVEVLIYVFDVESRELEKDMHYYQSCLEAILQNSPDAKVFCLVHKMDLVQEDQRDLIFKEREEDLKRLSRPLACTCFRTSIWDETLYKAWSSIVYQLIPNVQQLETNLRNFAQIIEADEVLLFERATFLVISHYQCKEQRDAHRFEKISNIIKQFKLSCSKLAASFQSMEVRNSNFAAFIDVFTSNTYVMVIMSDPSIPSAATLINIRNARKHFEKLERVDGPKHSLHMRMR, from the exons ATGTCGAGTACAGCCATGAAGAAAAAG GTGTTGCTGATGGGTAAGAGTGGGTCAGGGAAAACCAGCATGAGGTCAATTATTTTTGCCAACTACATTGCCCGGGATACCCGTCGGCTTGGGGCTACAA TTGATGTGGAGCACTCTCACGTGCGTTTTCTGGGCAACCTGGTGCTGAACTTGTGGGACTGTGGAGG GCAGGACACCTTCATGGAGAATTACTTCACGAGCCAGCGGGACAACATCTTCCGCAACGTGGAGGTTCTGATTTACGTGTTTGATGTGGAGAGCCGCGAGCTGGAGAAGGACATGCACTATTACCAGTCCTGCCTGGAGGCCATTCTGCAGAACTCCCCTGACGCCAAGGTCTTCTGTCTGGTGCACAAGATGGACCTGGTGCAGGAGGACCAGAGGGATCTG ATATTTAAGGAGCGTGAGGAGGACCTGAAAAGACTCTCTCGCCCCCTGGCCTGCACCTGTTTCAGGACATCCATATGGGATGAGACTCTCTACAAG GCATGGTCTAGCATTGTGTACCAACTGATCCCCAATGTGCAACAACTGGAGACAAACCTGCGCAATTTTGCCCAGATCATTGAGGCTGATGAAGTGCTACTTTTTGAGAGAGCCACCTTCCTG GTGATCTCTCACTACCAGTGTAAAGAGCAGCGTGATGCCCACCGCTTCGAGAAGATCAGCAACATCATCAAACAGTTCAAGTTGAGCTGCAG TAAGCTGGCCGCCTCTTTCCAGAGCATGGAGGTGCGGAACTCCAACTTTGCGGCTTTCATCGACGTCTTCACCTCCAACACATACGTCATGGTGATCATGTCGGACCCCTCCATAC CCTCGGCAGCCACGCTGATCAACATCCGCAACGCCAGGAAGCACTTCGAAAAGCTGGAGCGCGTGGACGGCCCCAAACACAGCCTGCACATGCGCATGCGCTAG